A stretch of bacterium DNA encodes these proteins:
- a CDS encoding LysM peptidoglycan-binding domain-containing protein — protein sequence MPPLLSLDTILKIKHSLLSTLKKVFSFSFWLNAIRLFFISFRREGKYIIVFKRKFDVSSFIPYTPVVSIVGFVVIGYLISGGSLSLATTDFVVWDEAVVASAIEGIDPYTPLVEEKKTVFLATLKKEVEKPQLALTEGGIYIGPQTTSIKVETPAEKEERKEVIEYRVQSGDTLSAIAQKFGLKIDTLKWANNISNVDQIKPGQVLKIPPTDGVLYTVRRGDTLLAIVQKYKGDLQKTLAVNGLEDASKIYEGQKILIAGGKITVSRSYTASNSRSTTSTSRSSNTTARYVPRGSYPNRFPYGWCTWYVASRRYIPWSGHARTWYWQAKSYGYAVGSTPRPGAIVVMRESWWGHVAIVEAVYGSSFLISEMNGVAGWGRVGRRVIPNNYSAIIGFIY from the coding sequence TTGCCCCCTTTATTGTCCTTAGATACAATTCTTAAAATAAAACATTCTCTTCTCTCTACACTAAAGAAAGTTTTTTCTTTTAGTTTTTGGCTTAATGCTATAAGACTCTTTTTTATTTCTTTTAGGCGTGAAGGCAAATATATTATTGTTTTCAAAAGGAAGTTTGATGTCTCCTCTTTTATTCCTTATACTCCTGTAGTTTCTATAGTAGGGTTTGTAGTAATTGGCTATCTTATAAGTGGAGGATCATTAAGTTTAGCGACCACTGATTTTGTAGTTTGGGATGAAGCAGTAGTGGCGTCAGCTATTGAGGGCATAGATCCTTATACTCCTTTAGTTGAAGAAAAAAAGACTGTGTTTTTAGCTACTTTAAAAAAAGAGGTAGAGAAACCTCAGTTGGCTCTTACTGAAGGAGGAATCTATATTGGTCCTCAAACAACCTCTATTAAAGTAGAAACGCCTGCTGAGAAGGAAGAAAGAAAAGAGGTAATTGAGTATAGGGTTCAGTCAGGAGATACTCTTTCTGCAATAGCCCAGAAGTTCGGTTTAAAAATTGACACGCTTAAATGGGCTAATAATATTTCTAATGTTGATCAGATTAAGCCAGGGCAAGTTTTAAAGATTCCACCTACAGATGGAGTACTTTACACAGTTAGGCGGGGGGATACTTTATTGGCAATTGTGCAAAAGTATAAAGGGGATTTACAAAAGACTCTTGCTGTAAATGGACTTGAAGATGCTTCCAAGATTTATGAAGGGCAGAAAATTTTAATTGCTGGTGGTAAAATCACTGTTAGCCGCTCTTATACTGCTTCTAACTCACGTTCCACTACATCTACATCAAGAAGTTCTAACACTACTGCGAGGTATGTGCCCAGAGGGAGCTACCCCAATCGTTTTCCTTATGGTTGGTGCACTTGGTATGTTGCCAGCCGCCGTTATATACCTTGGAGCGGGCATGCACGAACTTGGTATTGGCAAGCAAAATCATATGGTTATGCTGTTGGTTCGACCCCGCGGCCGGGAGCAATTGTGGTGATGCGAGAAAGTTGGTGGGGGCATGTGGCTATTGTGGAAGCAGTCTATGGTTCAAGTTTCTTGATCTCAGAAATGAACGGAGTTGCTGGGTGGGGTAGGGTAGGTCGTAGGGTTATTCCTAATAATTATTCGGCAATTATAGGTTTTATTTATTAA
- the clpP gene encoding ATP-dependent Clp endopeptidase proteolytic subunit ClpP, with protein sequence MKKRVKTKLQGVVPMVVEKGPFGERAYDIFSRLLKERIVFIGGPINDEVANLVIAQLLFLEAEDESKDIYLYINSPGGEVNAGLAIYDTMQYIKPDVATVCVGIAASMGAFLLAGGAKGKRYILPNARVMLHQVAGGTEGQATDIKIRAQEILRLKRLINKILAERTGKTLEKIEKDTDRDFFMGAKEAKQYGVVDEILFPSGKNKKEA encoded by the coding sequence ATGAAGAAAAGGGTTAAGACTAAACTCCAAGGCGTAGTTCCTATGGTGGTAGAAAAAGGGCCTTTTGGCGAAAGGGCTTATGATATATTCAGCCGCTTGCTTAAGGAACGAATAGTTTTTATTGGTGGTCCTATTAATGATGAAGTGGCTAATCTTGTTATTGCCCAGCTTTTATTTTTAGAAGCTGAAGATGAGTCCAAAGATATCTATCTATATATAAATAGCCCCGGAGGGGAGGTAAATGCCGGTTTAGCTATTTATGATACTATGCAGTATATTAAGCCAGATGTGGCTACTGTGTGTGTAGGTATAGCGGCTTCAATGGGAGCATTTTTACTTGCTGGAGGAGCTAAAGGAAAGCGTTATATCTTGCCTAATGCCCGCGTAATGCTTCATCAAGTGGCTGGTGGGACCGAAGGTCAAGCTACTGATATTAAAATACGCGCTCAAGAAATTTTAAGATTAAAACGCTTGATTAACAAAATTCTGGCTGAAAGAACAGGGAAAACTTTAGAAAAAATAGAGAAAGACACAGACAGGGACTTTTTTATGGGAGCTAAGGAAGCAAAGCAGTATGGAGTGGTGGACGAGATTCTTTTTCCTTCTGGTAAAAATAAAAAGGAGGCTTAA
- the obgE gene encoding GTPase ObgE translates to MKFWDEVVVKVVAGKGGDGLVSFFRERINARGGPDGGDGGDGGDVVIFSDPSLSDLSYFSHQRFLRAQNGKNGGKNRRQGKRGADLRVGVPVGTVVYEWNEKFAWQRVFDFNKPNLEFRVAKGGKGGWGNAHFVSAVRRSPRVALPGEKGERKKIKLVLKLIAEVGLIGLPNAGKSTLLSVLSSARPKIAAYPFTTLIPHLGVLKCPTGKVVIADIPGLIQGAHKGRGLGDRFLKHIERTKILVWLIDSSSSSPVEDYRILKKELSSYKPGLLGKQKILVLTKIDIASDWREKMKVLQREVKDLIIPISAATHQGLKKLILAICQETKKP, encoded by the coding sequence ATGAAGTTTTGGGATGAAGTGGTTGTTAAGGTTGTGGCTGGTAAAGGAGGGGATGGTTTAGTAAGTTTTTTTCGCGAACGCATAAATGCCAGAGGAGGTCCAGATGGTGGTGATGGAGGAGATGGAGGAGATGTTGTTATTTTTTCTGATCCTAGCTTAAGCGATCTTTCTTATTTTTCTCACCAAAGATTTTTACGGGCGCAGAATGGTAAAAATGGAGGTAAAAACAGGCGGCAAGGCAAAAGGGGAGCGGATTTAAGAGTTGGTGTTCCTGTGGGAACTGTGGTTTATGAATGGAATGAGAAATTTGCTTGGCAAAGGGTTTTTGATTTTAATAAACCCAATTTGGAGTTTAGGGTAGCTAAAGGAGGAAAAGGAGGGTGGGGCAATGCTCATTTTGTTAGCGCTGTGCGTCGTTCTCCACGAGTAGCTTTGCCAGGAGAAAAGGGGGAGAGAAAAAAGATAAAACTTGTTCTCAAACTTATTGCTGAGGTCGGCTTGATTGGTTTGCCTAACGCCGGTAAATCTACTCTTTTGAGTGTTCTTTCTTCAGCCCGTCCCAAGATTGCTGCCTATCCTTTTACTACCCTGATTCCTCATTTGGGTGTTTTAAAATGTCCTACTGGCAAGGTAGTTATTGCTGATATCCCGGGGCTAATTCAAGGTGCTCATAAAGGTAGAGGTTTGGGGGATAGGTTTTTGAAGCATATTGAAAGGACAAAAATTTTAGTTTGGCTTATTGATTCTAGTAGCAGTTCTCCAGTAGAGGATTATCGGATTTTAAAAAAAGAGCTTTCTTCTTATAAACCGGGTCTTTTAGGAAAACAAAAGATTTTGGTGTTAACGAAAATTGATATTGCTTCTGATTGGCGGGAAAAAATGAAGGTTTTGCAGAGGGAGGTAAAAGATTTAATTATCCCTATTTCTGCAGCTACTCATCAGGGTTTAAAAAAGTTAATTTTAGCTATTTGTCAGGAAACAAAAAAGCCATAA
- the tig gene encoding trigger factor — protein MSLIKIEVNKKDLPASTVQLEIKVPFDEWRRFELRITSRLAQGLKIPGFRPGKAPLNLVKNQLEEEKIAQEVLEEILPLSYAEAVKKTKIRPVGPPKIKITQFEKGKDFIYTAECALWPKFNLPDYRKIKVKKPKVEVEDKEVEREIKLLRKRLASVRPKKGVIKKGDRVLVDYQGSIKGKSLPELNKKDVWLIVGETVILPGFGEKIVGKKKGETVKFTLNLPKDFVQKGLAGQKITFNVLIKKVEKIVLPSSQELVKKLGHKDEKEMKQKIKGFIKQQKESEAEKKWEAEIVSEIVKKTKIQLSPYLVDQERDRLLQQLSQDLALQGATLDRFLESGKISKDDLADQLKKQAENNLKSSFVLHAIADKEKIRIEDKEVDESLEQERTRLRLQGYPESETESQLKNPEIKAQVKTQLKLAKTLNFLKSLHKKG, from the coding sequence ATGTCTTTAATCAAAATTGAAGTCAACAAAAAAGATTTACCTGCTTCTACTGTTCAGCTGGAAATCAAAGTTCCTTTTGATGAGTGGCGGAGATTTGAATTAAGGATTACTTCGCGTTTGGCGCAGGGTTTAAAAATCCCCGGTTTCAGGCCCGGTAAAGCGCCGTTGAATTTAGTCAAAAACCAGTTGGAAGAAGAGAAAATCGCCCAGGAAGTTTTAGAGGAGATTTTACCTTTGAGCTATGCTGAAGCAGTAAAAAAGACAAAAATAAGACCTGTTGGCCCGCCTAAAATAAAAATTACTCAATTTGAGAAGGGCAAAGATTTTATTTACACTGCTGAGTGTGCTCTTTGGCCAAAGTTTAATTTGCCTGATTACCGAAAAATTAAAGTTAAAAAACCCAAAGTAGAGGTTGAAGATAAAGAGGTTGAGAGAGAGATCAAACTTTTGCGCAAGAGATTGGCTTCTGTTCGTCCGAAAAAAGGCGTTATTAAAAAAGGAGATAGAGTTTTAGTGGATTATCAGGGATCAATAAAAGGGAAAAGTCTCCCTGAACTTAACAAAAAAGATGTGTGGTTAATTGTGGGAGAAACAGTTATTTTGCCGGGTTTTGGGGAAAAGATAGTTGGCAAAAAGAAGGGAGAGACAGTCAAATTTACTCTTAATTTGCCTAAGGATTTTGTCCAAAAAGGTTTAGCTGGTCAAAAGATAACTTTTAATGTTTTAATTAAAAAAGTTGAAAAAATAGTTTTACCTTCAAGCCAAGAATTAGTAAAAAAATTAGGTCACAAAGATGAGAAAGAGATGAAGCAGAAAATAAAAGGGTTTATAAAACAACAAAAGGAAAGTGAAGCAGAGAAAAAATGGGAAGCAGAAATTGTTTCTGAAATTGTAAAGAAAACAAAAATTCAACTTTCTCCTTATTTGGTTGATCAGGAAAGAGATCGTTTGCTACAACAACTATCTCAGGATTTAGCTTTACAGGGTGCTACTTTAGATCGTTTTTTAGAAAGCGGCAAAATCTCTAAAGATGATTTGGCTGATCAATTGAAAAAGCAAGCAGAGAATAACTTAAAATCTTCTTTTGTTTTGCATGCTATTGCTGACAAAGAAAAGATAAGGATTGAAGATAAGGAGGTTGATGAGTCCTTAGAGCAAGAGAGAACTCGTTTGCGTTTACAAGGTTATCCTGAAAGTGAGACTGAAAGTCAGCTTAAAAATCCCGAAATAAAGGCTCAAGTAAAAACCCAGCTAAAATTAGCCAAAACTCTTAATTTTTTGAAATCTCTTCACAAAAAGGGCTAA